The window TCTGAACAACATACATGCATAAACACCCTTAAACTAGGTTGGGAGGAGCCGAGGAGGATAGAAATTGCTCTTTAGGCAAAGAAAGTAGCTATAATATATGTTccttaaataatagtaatggATTTAGCCATGTActgtattaaattatttgatttgatctaACTTTCGGCTAGTACTTATTCCATGATGCAGCCGAGAAGGTGCAAATACTTATTCCAAGATGTAGGCTTAAGATATatagaattataattaagcCAGCTCATTGAGCTAGAGCATCCCAATGATCATCTCAAATAGCTACATGCTTGATGCATTGGTTGAGGACCGGTTCCTTATTCGAGTTAAACTTTTGCCACcgttttagttattttttctttttgactTGAGAGCCTAAGAACCTATTCTACATAACTCTGATTTCTATCAAGTCCTTTGAGAGTTATGATTGGAGCAGATTCAAAGAATTGAATGCTACATGCTTAGTATATTGGTTCTGGGATCTATcagttaattataatttttctaattatttccACACTTTGCAAGACATTAGACACATAGCTAGACAAGATAAGATAATCCATAACAGAACCATTATAACCATTAATTAGTAATTCAGGTATTAATAAATGCATCAATTATAATGAAACTGTTTTGGAAACCCACCTGTATTCTAAAACATGGCTGGAATTATTggaataattttgtaaatgcCTACTTTCCCTACTGCAGTTATGTGTTACAAAGCATGTACATACCATGTTTTAATTTCCGGTTTTTTACCGTATCTTCTTTGTTTCTCTTTGTGCAAGAACACATGTATAGCAATCCAAATATCATTATCTGAAGCTTTTTGACTTTGAATCTGCAGGTAAAATATTTGGCCGAAGCAGTGGGGGCTGGGATGGGAGGTCCTGTGCAAGGTTTTCTGAATAAAATTCTTAAGCGTTGAGCGTTTTACAAGGGTGgtagaaataattttactgCTTCCGTTCTACCTCTTTTTCCTTCGTCTTCCATTTTACAATGTCAGATAGTCAACTACAGCCTCTCCCTTCGAACTTTCTCTTCGATTGAAGGAGACTATGTATGTATGTTCAACAAGAACGCTAGAAGGTTCGATCTCTGATATCTCCAGAATCCTCTATCTGGAAGAGTTATTTTGCTTTATCAGATTAGCTGTATATTCATAATAATGCTGTTGTGGGTCTTGATTTTGGTCACATTTATGCAGCTTGTGTATGTAAAACAGTATAGTAACTTTgaacatttaatatttatacacATTCTGAATAAAGACAGTGTGTAAAACTCATATATATGTGCTCTTCAATCTACAATCAATTTGATATCTCAAcaagaatcttgaagaatAACATGTGTAGTGATGTGCCAACCATGGCAAAACCCGATTTAGCCATGCCGTCGAGTGCTCTCAGCACTCAACGCCACGGCAAGCCATGGCAAAAACATGCCCAAACTCCAATCCAGTTAAGAATTGTACCGATCGCAGATCGTCAAATCTCCAGCACAATATCTGCAAAACATCGAACGAACGCACAGTTGGTAACACGTTTCTCCCCACGAAAAACCATTATCGATTTCGACTTACATTCGGAGTCTGTTTTATCCCATTTGCTTCCATGAGTGGTGTtgtcttcctcttcctcctcacCCATATCCAAGCATTTGTTTGGAGTTGTTGGCCTTTGAGGGTATATCTTCTTGTGCAGCATAGCCCTCAATATctgtaaatatttaattagtactacaataaatatttattcatgcataaaaattttattttagaaatcgAGCTTTCACCTTCTCCATCGTCGATTGATCAATTTTCAGATCTGGAAGCGGATCTCTGATAATCGGAGGCGCCGCGGCGAATCCGCCGCCGCAGAGGAGCGCCTTCTTCAGCAGAAACGACAACGACCTTTTTCCGATGCCTCTGTTTCTCTTATCCGACTTGATATCTCTTCCGCCTCTCTCCACGAGGCTGCCCAGCCTCTCCAGGCGGCGATCGCCGCCTCCATCGCCGCCGCGCAGGCAGTTTAAGAGGTGCTCTACCGACAGATTCTCCTCATCATTCATCGCTGGTGTTGATTCATCACTCTCAACTACTGGATCCACTTTGTCGCGATTTTTCGGATTCGCGTTGTTTCCGAATGTGCCGATCGCCAGCAGCGCGTTCGGCCAATCGGAGAATTCTTCGTTGCAGGTGATCTTCTTCTCATCTGCAtgcatttcaaaattgaaattgaatcacgcaaattcatcttcttcttagCTCTATTGGTGTCGGATTAATGATTTGAGAAAAACAAACGTGATTTTGGTTGTGGATTGGGCTTCGTGTTGCTGCCTTCGTTGCCATTGCGTTTGCTTCGAATCCAGCTGAAGAtctgaatgttgaagattatGTTAGTTTAGTATTGACTGTTGCTAGCTTGAGTTGGAGATTAATTTACCTTCATCTGTGGCAGCAACGATTAATCTGActtttttctccaaaaaaaaGTGTGGATGGAGTTTGtaatgtgtgtaatgtgtaTGGTGGAATTGGAGAAAAAAGGTGATGGAATTCCCACAAGCATGAGAAATGAGGTTTCTAAGGTATAAATAGAGCGGGTAATTGCACggaaaatcatgaattttgtgtcaattttgatttgttccgtaagtttcaaattttgaatgatACGGAGTATCtgaagttttgatttttctgaCTCGTTATGTTTTAATTTCGGTGAAATTAAAGCTCATGCGATGGATAGAAAGGTATACATGAACAATACGTTCAATGAAACATACGATGTTGTTTGTTGAGgtaaaaaataacatcatttcttttataaaaaaaagtctcATTAGCTCTACATGATCgaacttgtttttttttttttttagtttcttgaACAAAACGATGTATTTGGCCGTCCATATCAACACGTTAGTACACGTAAGCACCATTATTTGTCCAAATTATGAAAATCTTACACATGTGCGCCAATTCAGAATCACATTTGCCCGAAAAATCATTGAGCCACAATGATAGAGACCTAGGGCAGGTGTGCGATAGCCTATGGGTAGGTGTGAGTGTAAGGAACTGACAGGGATCTTCTTAGCTTCGATTTAGCTAAAGATCTCCATCGTGAAAAAAGTCagagaaatcaaaatttattgaattgtcGTTTGAATGTTGaactaaataaattagaatttgttcaaagttcgtgatattttATACCTCAGACAGGTCAATTTACGTATGTATTGGGTTCAAGTTCCAAAGCACTTGTTCAACCGCCCTTTTTTGAATTTCTCTTGCTGTCTGTTATCCTATGCGTTTGTTTCATCGAAAATTTCTTACAGCTTCTTCAACTGCTTTTTATGTGCCGCAGCATCAATAACGattcattattaaatataaacagaTTATGATTGTTTATAATGTTTGAACGGTTAATCAActataaattcatattttatctttcaaATGTTTGCCattgtattttttgttaatatttggCATGTGAGattataaatagtagtactaatgaATTAAAGCATCACacaattatactccctccgttccatataATTTgagacactttgacccggcacggaatttaagaaatctaatggaaagtgagttgaaaaagtaggtgggatgtgagtcctacttttaaagtattagttttataataaaatgtgagtagacaTGAGCTAGCgaaatatggggtccacttggtaaaagtgaaatgagataaattatatgggacgatCCCGACCCGAAATGAAATACTGGatcaaattatctgggacgggggagtaaaatataagaaaatttacACGAGAATTGATTATCTAAATCGGTGGAGCAAGTACATATGTTTGTCAAATTTGACTATCAGTCTGCTCAATTTTGACTCTATTCTAACACCAATAATGAAACCATACACATTGATTGTACCCTCCACCTTCAATTCCAAAGTGAAGTTGCtatttcatcatttattactagtattattatttagtcCCTAATCAATGAATAAAGTTTGGCACAAATGCATGAACAATTAACCATCATCTCACTCTTTTCCTAATCACATTCTTGATAAAAAAGGGttatttatcttatttctaatttaattttaattattgccTAATCTTTGCTAGGATATACTGCATTGTGTATGCACCATGCTTTCGAGAATCATGAATTTGTTTCATGCCGAAGTTTTAATCCCATGACTaattcatttctctctctatctatctatctctttaattcctttttgtttcgaaaatcattatttagaaattactataataaaagttggattttttgagatatagggagtaataaatttatgtaggtagaatttttattattttttattttaacaagtaaAATAGTGTCACGTAGTCGTGAAATATCTTTATGGACCCACATCGTGAAATGTATGGATGCACCCTAATTATGGAcctaaattgaataattttccTCCAccaaaaatgtttaaaaagttggaaaaGAGAATTTTTTTGGGCTTATCCCTTTAGTGGAAGGGCAAGAAAATATAGGTTGCATACATTAGGTTTGTTTTCACTAAAACTGCAAAAAACCAAAGGCTGCAAAGGCCATTTAATCCTATTAGGCTGGAATTAAATTGGTTAATTTAAGTGATAGGAATATGTGTTTTAATAGTTATTTGTGTGGATAAGTGTCTTCCCATGCTCACCCAACCTATGTTCTTGTCTATATTAGGTATATGTCTAATCTTCACAAATACTAGTATcacataattaatatttcatttatatatggGTGAATTTTAAGTTGAGttacaaaaaattatgttaaccCTAagtaaaaaatctcaaaaagtttattttcatcttaaaattaaaCGTTGGAAATATAACTCGATCCTACATTTTGGGATTAGTATGTAGTATGTAAATGTATATTACTCCTCTTTATTAGtagttaatttttataaacCGATTTTCATACTATAAAATA is drawn from Salvia hispanica cultivar TCC Black 2014 chromosome 6, UniMelb_Shisp_WGS_1.0, whole genome shotgun sequence and contains these coding sequences:
- the LOC125193517 gene encoding protein NEGATIVE GRAVITROPIC RESPONSE OF ROOTS-like — encoded protein: MNDEENLSVEHLLNCLRGGDGGGDRRLERLGSLVERGGRDIKSDKRNRGIGKRSLSFLLKKALLCGGGFAAAPPIIRDPLPDLKIDQSTMEKILRAMLHKKIYPQRPTTPNKCLDMGEEEEEDNTTHGSKWDKTDSEYIVLEI